The Rhizoctonia solani chromosome 4, complete sequence genome contains a region encoding:
- a CDS encoding dynein light chain roadblock-type 2 has product MPSIGTSTAPPTPQVNGVAPATNGAPGPVATSTTTPSNVPPEIEYTLSRLSGHRNVRGVLVLARQGAIIRYSGVAFEGEQGRKYAAAVKKIVDCCRTNIEEDELKFLRMRTKKHELMISPDERYILIVLQDPSQ; this is encoded by the exons ATG CCTTCGATAGGTACATCTACAGCTCCTCCAACTCCCCAAGTGAATGGGGTGGCACCCGCTACAAATGGCGCCCCGGGTCCTGTTGCGACCTCTACTACGACACCCTCCAATGTGCCCCCCGAAATCGAGTATACACTTTCGCGTCTGAGTGGACATAGGAATGTACGAGGAGTTTTGGTTCTTGCGCGTCAAG GAGCAATCATTCGCTATAGTGGTGTAGCGTTTGAAGGAGAACAGGGCCGAAAGTATGCTGCAGCCGTCAAAAAAATTGTTGATTGTTGTCGTACGAATATCGAGGAA GATGAACTCAAGTTTTTGAGAATGCGAACCAAGAAACACGAATTAATGATATCCCCAG ATGAGAGATATATCCTGATTGTTCTGCAAGATCCTTCGCAGTAA
- a CDS encoding phosphatidylethanolamine-binding protein (PEBP) family, whose product MSNVAYQRPLPPGKLPVYDLALELLEKDSAEKKLLLEKETDPANKARLEILSQINLPEVRWNFAQGKCEPKTVAPEFIYQWLPDDLAQPIYRHLLEQKWRQTGPLDLLMERVHQMKVIPDLLAVFHPTVDLRISFGEETDVTPGVFLPVHSTMAAPSITAQPYHSEERLYTLLIIDPDVPDPSTKSFTTYLHAFQPNISLSATKTQISLTIAPETSETSLPYIPPHPQRGTPYHRYTTLLLPQSSELSVNMSELPRENFDVRKAYKEYDFAVGGGIHMFRETWDETVGSVYKKFLGQPEPKFGGIPKPEPYLDDTGKRYRKYTTA is encoded by the exons ATGTCAAATGTAGCATACCAGCGACCCCTTCCTCCAGGAAAGCTTCCGGTCTATGATCTTGCACTCGAGTTGTTGGAAAAGGACAGCGCTGAGAAGAAATTGTTACTGGAAAAAGAAACAGATCCTGCAAACAAGGCGAGGTTAGAGATATTGAGCCAAATAAATTTGCCAGAAGTACGATGGAACTTCGCTCAGGGGAAATGTGAGCCAAAGACTGTGGCACCGGAGTTTATTTACCAATGGCTCCCAGATGATCTCGCCCAGCCAATATATCGTCACCTATTAGAACAAAAATGGAGACAAACCGGCCCTCTTGATTTGCTG ATGGAGCGAGTTCACCAAATGAAAGTTATTCCCGATCTATTGGCTGTCTTTCATCCGACCGTTGATCTACGTATTTCATTTGGGGAGGAAACGGACGTCACACCTGGTGTCTTCCTGCCCGTGCATTCCACCATGGCGGCGCCGAGTATTACGGCGCAGCCGTACCACTCGGAGGAAAGATTATACACATTGTTGATAATCGACCCTG ATGTGCCCGATCCATCTACGAAAAGCTTCACAACTTATCTTCATGCATTTCA ACCCAATATCTCACTCTCCGCAACCAAGACGCAAATTTCACTCACTATAGCTCCGGAGACTTCAGAAACGTCACTTCCGTATATTCCTCCCCACCCTCAGCGTGGAACGCCCTACCATAGATACACTACGCTTCTCCTTCCCCAGAGTTCGGAGCTTTCGGTCAACATGTCTGAATTGCCTCGGGAGAACTTTGACGTGCGCAAAGCGTACAAAGAATACGACTTTGCTGTTGGGGGTGGCATTCATATGTTCCGTGAGACGTGGGATGAGACTGTTGGGTCTGTGTACAAGAAATTTCTCG GTCAACCTGAGCCCAAGTTCGGGGGAATCCCAAAGCCAGAGCCATATTTGGATGATACTGGAAAGCGATACAGAAAATACACTACCGCCTAG
- a CDS encoding amino-transferase class IV protein yields MPTAIAKLEALQPALSVTAQSLGAPEDLPGLDASKVLITHSTNLKELPPPEKLVFGQTMTDHMLIVNYSPETGWSVPVIKPYAPLQLDPACSVFHYTPALFEGMKAFLDPSGQPRLFRPDLNMQRMSTSADRVALPHFDANELLKLIKKLVKLEARWIPKIQGYSLYIRPTMIGTRPAIGVAASTHACLYVICSPTGPYFPTGYKPVSLWAEQDAVRSWPGGTGAYKLGINYAPCFKPQQEAARKGYQQILWILGEAQQITEVGQMNFFAVFQRDDGAYDVVTPILDGTILPGVTRNSVLALVRADGDSSLLANFQRSHKLYAHERQLTLPELHEMSESGRLIEAFGVGTAAIICPIGRVGYQDKSTGATREIQMPEYKSGLGPLSTVLLESIVAIQEGRIEFEGWSQPIDV; encoded by the exons ATGCCTACCGCAATCGCAAAGCTCGAGGCTCTGCAACCAGCCCTATCTGTTACTGCCCAATCCCTTGGTGCCCCCGAGGACCTTCCCGGACTCGAT GCTTCCAAAGTGTTAATCACGCACTCGACCAACCTTAAAGAGCTCCCGCCCCCCGAGAAACTTGTTTTTGGCCAG ACCATGACGGATCACATGCTCATTGTGAACTATAGTCCTGAGACCGGCTGGTCGGTCCCTGTCATTAAGCCCTATGCTCCTTTGCAACTTGACCCGGCATGCTCAG TATTTCATTATACTCCTGCGCTCTTTGAAGGGATGAAG GCTTTCCTTGACCCATCTGGGCAGCCCAGATTGTTCCGTCCGGACCTGAACATGCAGCGGATGTCAACGTCGGCAGACCGGGTTGCTTTGCCT CACTTTGATGCAAACGAGTTGTTGAAACTCATCAAGAAGCTTGTGAAGCTCGAGGCACGATGGATTCCCAAGATCCAAGGCTACAGTTTGTACATCAGACCAACTATGATCGGTACTCGGCCTG CTATCGGCGTCGCTGCATCAACGCACGCGTGCCTCTACGTCATCTGCTCTCCGACTGGTCCATACTTTCCTACAGGATATAAGCCCGTTAGCTTATGGGCGGAACAAGACGCTGTTCGCTCATGGCCAGGGGGAACAGGCGCATACAAG CTTGGTATCAACTATGCCCCATGCTTCAAACCACAACAAGAAGCGGCTCGTAAAGGCTATCAGCAGATTCTGTGGATTTTGGGTGAAGCCCA GCAGATCACCGAAGTCGGCCAAATGAACTTTTTCGCGGTGTTCCAGCGGGACGACGGAG CCTACGATGTGGTTACTCCCATACTGGATGGTACCATCCTGCCCGGAGTCACACGAAACTCGGTCTTGGCACTTGTCAGGGCTGATGGCGACTCTTCTCTATTGGCCAACTTCCAGAGATCCCACAAGTTGTATGCACACGAACGGCAGTTAACACTTCCGGAACTCCACGAAATGTCCGAGAGCGGTCGATTGATAGAAGCATTTGGTGTTGGAACTGCGGCAATTATCTGCCCTATAGGGAGAGTCGGTTACCAAGACAAGTCCACCGGCGCTACGCGCGAGATACAAATGCCCGAATATAAGAGTGGGTTGGGGCCGTTATCGACGGTTCTTTTGGAGAGTATCGTCGCGATTCAAGAAGGGAGGATTGAGTTTGAAGGATGGAGTCAACCTATTGACGTGTAA
- a CDS encoding Peptidase family M28 protein → MALHHFDNSNRDDKAYEACGVLASKHALCFDRKCSQGFHEVRVDVPHGTLRYDSCTNTSHSFTVSGRAFWSFTMFAVLALGSLALTSLTLGAVVPAGIRPINPDARLIKAKWVSQGALTLLREGHVDLTKGTDALRAAHPELVGLSDAVINRLGNHTHRGAGFIDITGMEYVRHDESGLQARATYPTPTPSKYPSLTTMFNSISASGLRSTVSTLSSYTTRYYRSSNAAAASTWIQTQFTSAAGSANVKTIANSFSQPNVVATIPRKSGSTANDIIILGAHLDSTVGSSTTARAPGADDDASGISIILQALQILKANGWSGSRAVEFHAYGGEEGGLLGSSTVAKQYKSAGKSVYAMLNFDMVAYQPTSKPVLTVLTDTDSSLQSFSQKLISSYVPEATLYTNKCGYACSDHFSWYNQGYPSVSIDESGPSDTYLNPYYHTASDTIDRLDFDKASKFVKLALAWIVELAE, encoded by the exons ATGGCTCTCCACCACTTCGACAACTCAAATCGCGACGACAAGGCATATGAAGCGTGTGGGGTCTTGGCATCTAAGCACGCGCTATGTTTCGATCGCAAATGCTCACAAGGCTTCCACGAAGTCCGCGTAGACGTTCCGCATGGCACACTGCGATATGACTCTTGTACAAATACAAGCCATTCCTTCACAGTCTCGGGTCGGGCATTCTGGTCCTTTACGATGTTCGCAGTACTCGCACTTGGTTCGCTCGCTCTTACATCACTTACTTTGGGTGCCGTCGTCCCGGCTGGAATTCGGCCTATTAACCCAGATGCGCGCCTGATCAAGGCAA AATGGGTCTCCCAAGGCGCTCTTACTCTTTTGCGTGAAGGACATGTAGACCTGACCAAGGGCACAGACGCTTTGCGTGCTGCTCACCCCGAGCTCGTTGGTTTGTCGGATGCTGTTATCAACCGACTTGGAAATCACACTCACCGCGGCGCGGGTTTCATCGACATTACTGGCATGGAGTATGTTCGACATGATGAATCTGGCCTCCAGGCCCGTGCTACCTATCCCACTCCGACGCCGTCCAAG TACCCGTCTTTGACGACCATGTTCAACTCCATTAGCGCCTCAGGACTCAGGAGCACTGTTTCGACTTTGTCTAGTTATACCACTCGTTACTACAGGAGTAGCAACGCGGCTGCTGCTTCGACTTGGATCCAGACCCAGTTTACCAGTGCTGCTGGGTCTGCCAACGTCAAAACGATTGCCAATTCGTTCAGTCAACCAAATGTTGTCGCGACCATCCCTCGCAAGTCGGGATCTACCGCAAACGACATCATCATTCTCG GTGCTCATCTTGACTCGACGGTTGGATCGAGCACTACTGCCCGTGCTCCAGGCGCAGATGATG ATGCTTCTGGAATTTCGATTATTCTTCAGGCTCTTCAAATCCTCAAGGCCAACGGCTGGTCGGGTTCCCGCGCTGTCGAGTTCCACGCCTATGGTGGCGAAGAAGGTGGTCTACTCGGTAGCTCTACTGTCGCCAAGCAGTACAAGTCTGCGGGAAA ATCGGTTTATGCGATGTTGAACTTTGATATGGTTGCCTACCAGCCAACCTCAAAGCCTGTGCTCACAGTTCTCACTGATACGGACTCGAGTTTGCAGTCGTTTAGCCAAAAACTGATTTCCTCTTATGTTCCTGAAGCGACCTTGTACACAAACAAGTGTGGGTATGCTTGCTCAGATCACT TTTCATGGTACAACCAGGGCTACCCTTCGGTGTCGATTGATGAGTCGGGTCCTTCCGACACCTATCTTAACCCCTACTATCATACCGCGTCCGACACGATCGACAGGCTTGATTTTGACAAGGCCAGCAAATTTGTCAAG TTGGCTCTCGCCTGGATTGTTGAACTTGCAGAGTAG
- a CDS encoding glycosyltransferase family 2 protein, with amino-acid sequence MAAPYGGTLTTYKYSVILPTYNERKNLPVIVWLLAKTFNEYNIAWEIVVVDDASPDGTQDVALELQKVYGEDHILLKPRSGKLGLGTAYIHGLKFVTGDFVIIMDADFSHHPKFIPEFIKLQQAYNLDIVTGTRYRSTSTPPMPGDALVIPGGVHGWDLKRKFVSRGANFLADTVLNPGVSDLTGSFRLYRKNVLKHIIELVVSRGYVFQMEMMVRARALGYTVGEVPITFVDRIFGESKLGADEIVGYAKGVWALFVGV; translated from the exons ATGGCAGCACCCTACGGCGGAACTTTGACCACCTACAAATACTCTGTTATTTTACCGACTTATAATGAGCGGAAGAACTTGCCCGTTATCGTATGGTTGCTGGCCAAAACATTCAACGAATA TAATATCGCATGGGAAATAGTAGTAGTAGACGACGCATCTCCAGACGGCACGCAGGACGTTGCCCTAGAGCTGCAAAAGGTCTACGGCGAAGATCATATT CTCTTAAAACCTCGGAGCGGGAAACTTGGTCTAGG CACGGCTTACATTCATGGGCTCAAGTTTGTCACTGGCGATTTCGTTATTATTATGGATGCTGACTTCTCGCATCAT CCCAAGTTTATCCCCGAATTTATCAA ATTACAACAAGCATACAACCTTGATATTGTAACGGGTACTCGTTATCGCAGCACCTCCACCCCACCCATGCCTGGGGATGCCCTAGTAATACCTGGGGGTGTTCACGGATGGGACCTCAAAAGAAAGTTTGTCAGTCGTGGGGCCAATTTCCTTGCAGACACAGTCCTGAACCCTGGTGTCAGCGACCTGACCGGAAGCTTCAG GCTGTATCGTAAAAATGTACTCAAGCATATTATCGAGCTGGTCGTATCTCGGGGCTATGTCTTTCAAATGGAGATGATGGTACGAGCCCGCGCTCTCGGATACACTGTGGGAGAGGTTCCGATTACTTTTGTTGACCGCATCTTCGGAGAGAGCAAACTCGGCGCAGATGAGATTGTAGGATATGCCAAGGGGGTCTGGGCCTTGTTCGTTGGTGTATAA
- a CDS encoding glycoside hydrolase family 16 protein — MRYSSFCALGLLLGVAPGTLGFEDSNNHYLRRHGHKHGNKRGVKVEVDADVNVNGAIGVGVGVGVGVGVGIGAKDHPTWKLTDDFQGKDFYKHFTFEAIPDPTHGRVNYVDMQTAISKNLTEVKNGNLILRADSTTVLDPNGPGRDSIRIQSKKQWTTGVSVFDLKHMPEGCGTWPAYWMTQVENWPINGEIDILEGVHDQPPNHSALHTVTGCVVAPNRVMTGTPTATNCSWLHNYNQGCPVQWARQDSYGPALNKMEKISIWFWGRNDKNVPFAVKQGLPLICTKDFGIPAATWDSSDECEFKKIMGLQNVIINLTMCGDWAGQDAIFKGAGCPGTCIDYVNNNPESFKNAYWEIASLKMYSETMGHS, encoded by the exons ATGCGCTACTCTTCTTTTTGTGCTCTTGGTTTGCTCTTAGGGGTTGCTCCTGGGACTCTTGGATTTGAGGACTCCAACAATCATTACTTGCGTAGACATGGACACAAACATGGAAATAAGAGGGGTGTCAAAGTTGAGGTTGATGCCGACGTAAATGTCAATGGTGCAATTGGTGTTGGTGTTGGTGTTGGTGTTGGTGTTGGTGTCGGCATTGGCGCCAAGGACCATCCTACTTGGAAACTTACGGACGATTTTCAAGGGAAGGATTTTTATAAGCATTTCACGTTCGAGGCCATCCCGGATCCAACGCACGGTCGCGTCAA CTATGTTGACATGCAGACAGCCATATCAAAAAACCTTACTGAGGTGAAAAATGGGAACCTTATATTGCGAGCCGACTCGACGACCGTTTTGGACCCCAACGGGCCTGGACGTGATTCTATTCGTATTCAGTCCAAGAAGCAGTGGACGACTGGCGTTTCGGTATTTGATCTG AAACATATGCCCGAAGGATGTGG GACGTGGCCAGC ATATTGGATGACTCAAGTAGAAAACTGGCCAATCAATGGAGAGATTGATATTCTCGAGGGA GTTCACGA TCAACCACCTAATCACTCCGCTCTCCATACCGTGACTGGCTGTGTCGTGGCTCCCAATCGCGTGATGACGGG CACACCAACCGCAACGAACTGTAGCTGGTTGCACAACTACAACCAAGGTTGCCCTGTCCAATGGGCCCGCCAGGACTCTTACGGACCCGCTCTTAATAAGATGG AAAAGATCTCTATCTGGTTCTGGGGACGCAATGACAAGAACGTCCCGTTTGCTGTCAAGCAGGGGCTTCCGCTGATTTGCACCAAAGACTTTGGCATTCCTGCTGCTACCTGGGACTCGTCTGATGAGTGTGAGTTCAAGAAGATCATGGGGCTGCAGAACGTTATTATCAACCTGACGATGT GCGGTGACTGGGCTGGCCAAGACGCGATTTTCAAAGGAGCTGGATGCCCCGGAACTTGTATTG ACTATGTCAACAACAATCCAGAGAGTTTCAAGAATGCGTACTGGGAGATCGCTTCGCTGAAAATGTACTCCGAGACCATGGGACATTCCTGA